A single Phycisphaerae bacterium DNA region contains:
- a CDS encoding LacI family transcriptional regulator: MAATLSDIARRVGVTKTTVAYVLNRKRSGIRISEETRQRVLSVARELNYRPSFSARALVTGRTNTIGFQCGQIISPHYNELADMALREVEDRGYHLLISVTPWRTGENDLDCLQTLMGRGVDGVILFGGSAFQPDSPLYRQILAEKYPLVTMSDEVEGLSSVASDWQPGMEEAISRLADKGHRRVAYVRSRSVNPAVDGKLRAFDAACRGHGTEPEVLVGRSVPEDSRQCGREFARRADRPTAVIYSCDHGAMGFLRGLRDEKVVVPDEVAVIGIDGTEAGAYCCPSLTTIAQDRRQMIHSAVEMVLAIIDKKEPPGRRVHLATKLIVRESA; encoded by the coding sequence ATGGCAGCGACGCTTTCGGACATTGCCCGTCGGGTGGGGGTGACGAAGACGACGGTTGCGTACGTTTTGAATCGCAAGCGATCGGGGATACGGATATCGGAGGAGACTCGTCAGCGGGTTTTGTCGGTGGCGCGGGAGCTGAACTACCGGCCGTCTTTTTCGGCCCGGGCGCTGGTGACGGGTCGGACGAACACGATCGGTTTTCAGTGCGGTCAGATCATCTCGCCGCACTACAACGAGTTGGCGGATATGGCGCTTCGGGAGGTTGAGGATCGGGGGTATCACCTGCTGATTTCGGTGACGCCGTGGCGGACGGGGGAGAACGACCTGGATTGCCTGCAAACCCTTATGGGACGGGGGGTTGACGGGGTGATTCTGTTCGGCGGGTCGGCGTTCCAGCCGGACAGTCCGCTTTACCGTCAGATCCTGGCTGAGAAGTATCCGCTGGTGACAATGTCGGACGAGGTCGAGGGGCTCTCGTCGGTGGCGTCGGACTGGCAGCCGGGGATGGAGGAGGCGATTTCGCGGCTGGCCGACAAGGGGCATCGGCGGGTCGCATATGTCCGTTCACGTTCGGTCAATCCGGCGGTTGACGGCAAGCTGAGGGCGTTTGACGCGGCGTGCCGGGGGCATGGGACTGAACCCGAGGTGCTGGTCGGCCGGAGCGTACCCGAGGACTCGCGTCAGTGCGGCCGGGAGTTTGCCCGCAGGGCGGACCGCCCTACCGCGGTGATCTACTCATGCGATCACGGGGCGATGGGATTTTTGCGCGGGCTGCGGGACGAGAAGGTGGTTGTACCGGATGAGGTGGCGGTGATCGGGATCGACGGGACGGAGGCGGGGGCGTACTGTTGTCCGTCGCTGACGACGATCGCTCAGGACCGCCGGCAGATGATCCACAGCGCGGTGGAGATGGTGCTGGCGATAATCGATAAGAAGGAGCCGCCGGGGCGGCGGGTGCACCTTGCGACGAAGTTGATTGTGAGGGAATCGGCATGA